A part of Rhipicephalus microplus isolate Deutch F79 chromosome 8, USDA_Rmic, whole genome shotgun sequence genomic DNA contains:
- the LOC142769084 gene encoding uncharacterized protein LOC142769084, producing the protein MAYVEVLCSHLSRVPQHELRCLDNDGFTDLPKLADKSVPEAVSAVRAHLESIAALRDRLDCAAHLFTCMAGLGVIGSWVLYRADRREDPTDIVGDILKKMRQRRVHGVFAKATENVCCTCLLVPEEERGRDFRPYLFVDWYTKPCVAIHETPDIHSPLLETVLRQTLGNPPRSYRCGVYRDLRSLYAGVLQLFP; encoded by the coding sequence ATGGCGTACGTGGAAGTGCTGTGCTCACACCTTTCGAGAGTGCCGCAACACGAACTGCGATGCTTGGACAACGACGGCTTCACCGACCTTCCAAAGCTCGCCGACAAGTCTGTACCAGAAGCAGTCAGCGCGGTTCGCGCCCATCTGGAATCCATAGCCGCTCTGCGCGACCGTCTGGACTGCGCGGCCCACTTGTTCACCTGCATGGCCGGCCTGGGCGTCATAGGGTCCTGGGTTCTCTATCGCGCTGACCGTAGGGAGGACCCCACTGATATCGTCGGCGACATCCTGAAAAAAATGCGGCAGAGACGCGTCCACGGCGTGTTCGCCAAGGCGACGGAAAACGTCTGTTGCACCTGCCTGCTCGTCCCCGAAGAAGAGAGAGGCAGGGACTTCAGGCCTTACTTGTTCGTCGACTGGTACACAAAGCCCTGCGTAGCCATACACGAAACTCCCGACATACATTCGCCGTTACTCGAAACCGTCCTCCGACAGACATTGGGAAATCCGCCACGAAGCTACCGTTGCGGCGTTTATCGAGACCTGAGGTCGCTGTATGCTGGCGTCCTCCAATTGTTCCCGTGA